One segment of Psychromonas sp. psych-6C06 DNA contains the following:
- a CDS encoding metal ABC transporter permease, which produces MELLKLWASEGAQSGWLLESFSYAFMVNALLAALLLGPLLGGLGTLVIAKRLAFFSEAVGHAALTGIAIGVLLGEPAENPIIGLFCFCMLFALLLHFVRNRTAVPYDTLVGVFLAVALAGGAALLMYVARKINIHMLENVLFGSILTITDFDLWVLAVSCLLIIVTLIFTFNRILLASISPDIARVRGHHTHFYDYLFVMMITLVTIAAVKIVGAVLVGALLLIPGATARLLTKNMGSFVLLSSLLATVSCLLGTLLPMELALPIPSGASIILVAASFFLIATLYRIVGKS; this is translated from the coding sequence ATGGAGTTATTAAAATTATGGGCTAGCGAAGGTGCGCAATCTGGTTGGTTGTTAGAAAGTTTCTCCTATGCCTTTATGGTTAATGCCTTGTTAGCCGCTCTTCTTTTAGGACCGTTATTAGGTGGATTAGGAACATTAGTGATCGCTAAGCGTCTCGCTTTCTTTTCAGAGGCTGTTGGACATGCAGCATTAACGGGAATCGCTATTGGTGTTTTGCTTGGTGAGCCCGCAGAAAACCCGATTATTGGCTTGTTCTGTTTTTGTATGTTATTTGCGCTTCTTCTACATTTTGTAAGAAACCGAACCGCGGTACCTTACGATACATTGGTTGGTGTGTTTTTGGCTGTCGCACTTGCGGGTGGCGCTGCTTTATTGATGTATGTTGCTCGAAAAATTAATATTCATATGCTTGAAAACGTATTGTTTGGATCGATTCTGACCATTACCGATTTTGATCTATGGGTACTAGCAGTAAGTTGTTTGCTGATTATTGTTACTTTAATCTTTACCTTTAATCGTATTTTATTAGCCTCAATTAGTCCTGATATTGCGCGTGTCCGTGGTCATCACACGCATTTTTATGATTACCTATTTGTTATGATGATCACCCTAGTGACCATTGCAGCCGTCAAAATAGTGGGGGCGGTGTTGGTAGGCGCATTGTTACTTATTCCAGGGGCAACAGCGAGACTATTAACTAAAAACATGGGCAGTTTTGTGCTCTTATCTTCTTTGCTAGCCACCGTGAGTTGTTTACTGGGAACTTTATTGCCAATGGAGTTAGCGTTACCTATTCCCTCTGGTGCATCTATTATCTTAGTGGCGGCTAGTTTCTTTTTGATTGCGACGCTATATCGCATTGTGGGTAAATCTTAA
- a CDS encoding zinc ABC transporter substrate-binding protein has product MNTKSLSLWLRLAHCGVLLSLVLPSKILASDILTSTPVTYLLASQLMKNTPITTTYLAPKRYGIERLENWFATKGMKVAEKAAKKATVTVTLKSLWPQDPLFNATRQGNIRLIEIDASQAFTMHTKGVATVQLPAGGHSLYAWLNPNNLGTMMSIVSDDLQRVWPEHATMIEENQQALLLNIRKLINAQQQHLLGNQIDSVILLSNQLEDFASANQLFVEQRLFKAELEWTEQDKEALKSWIKESPNTWILSTRKTSLQLQQLLPDFTQMLVIDSLDRWGRKGINPEAPLQRWQF; this is encoded by the coding sequence ATGAATACAAAAAGTCTGTCTTTGTGGTTGCGCTTGGCGCATTGTGGGGTGTTATTGTCGCTTGTCTTACCGAGCAAGATATTGGCTAGTGATATTTTAACTTCGACGCCAGTAACTTATTTACTTGCTTCACAATTGATGAAGAATACGCCTATCACAACCACCTATTTAGCGCCAAAACGCTATGGTATTGAACGCCTTGAAAATTGGTTTGCCACTAAAGGGATGAAAGTGGCCGAAAAGGCGGCTAAAAAAGCTACTGTCACTGTAACGTTAAAGTCACTTTGGCCACAGGACCCTCTATTTAATGCTACTCGTCAGGGCAATATCAGGCTCATTGAAATTGATGCTTCACAGGCATTTACAATGCATACAAAAGGAGTTGCTACTGTGCAACTGCCAGCGGGAGGCCACTCATTATATGCTTGGTTAAACCCTAACAATCTTGGGACGATGATGAGTATTGTAAGTGATGATTTACAACGTGTTTGGCCTGAGCACGCGACTATGATCGAAGAAAATCAACAGGCGCTGTTGCTTAATATTCGCAAGTTGATCAATGCTCAGCAACAGCATTTATTAGGTAACCAGATTGACTCGGTTATTTTGCTTTCTAATCAACTTGAAGATTTTGCTTCTGCCAATCAATTGTTTGTTGAGCAACGTTTATTTAAAGCAGAGCTTGAATGGACCGAGCAAGATAAAGAAGCTTTAAAATCTTGGATAAAGGAATCACCGAATACTTGGATATTAAGCACGCGTAAAACGTCTCTGCAGTTACAACAGTTGTTGCCTGATTTTACACAAATGTTAGTAATTGATAGCCTTGACCGTTGGGGGAGAAAAGGCATTAACCCAGAAGCCCCCTTGCAGCGTTGGCAGTTTTAA
- a CDS encoding DMT family transporter, with product MNISIAYLSVVLIWSTTPLGIIWSSETVSPLMAVLLRMLLALVIGSLFLVVMRIRVPLTKQALKLYSFSTIGVFGGMFWGYIASRYISSGLMSLIFGLSPIISGLIAQRVLNEVKFTPLRWLAFVISLCGLGIVAWHNISSGSSEFIGIAFVLLGMLFFSLSAVLVKSVNINIHPFATTLGALYFSVPLFFISWFIFDGQLDIAQWSVKSLGAIAYLGIFGSLIGFLGYFFILQKLSTTTVALITLMTPPIAISLGAFVNNEPVGINLYIGAFFVIIGLSIYQFGDQFIKRNAYITSILDK from the coding sequence ATGAACATCTCAATTGCTTACCTGAGCGTTGTCCTTATATGGTCAACGACACCACTTGGTATTATCTGGAGTAGCGAAACCGTTAGCCCTCTTATGGCAGTACTGTTACGCATGCTGTTAGCTTTAGTAATTGGATCTCTATTTTTAGTGGTGATGCGTATTCGAGTACCACTGACAAAGCAAGCCCTAAAGCTTTATTCGTTCTCCACTATCGGTGTTTTTGGCGGTATGTTTTGGGGGTATATTGCCTCGCGTTATATCAGCTCTGGTCTCATGTCACTTATCTTTGGTTTATCTCCAATTATATCTGGCTTGATAGCGCAAAGAGTACTCAACGAAGTAAAGTTTACCCCGTTACGTTGGTTGGCTTTTGTTATTTCATTGTGTGGTCTAGGCATTGTTGCTTGGCACAATATCAGCAGTGGAAGTAGCGAGTTCATCGGTATCGCATTTGTTTTACTCGGAATGCTTTTCTTCAGTTTAAGTGCGGTGCTAGTAAAGAGTGTCAATATTAACATTCATCCATTTGCTACCACCTTAGGTGCACTGTACTTTTCTGTGCCTCTATTTTTTATAAGTTGGTTTATCTTTGATGGGCAACTAGATATTGCTCAGTGGTCAGTTAAATCGCTAGGTGCAATTGCTTACCTTGGCATCTTTGGTTCCTTGATAGGTTTTCTTGGCTACTTCTTTATTTTACAAAAGCTGAGCACCACCACAGTGGCATTAATCACCTTGATGACACCTCCGATTGCGATTTCTCTTGGCGCATTTGTTAATAATGAGCCAGTCGGCATCAACTTATACATCGGCGCTTTTTTTGTCATTATAGGTTTATCTATTTATCAATTTGGCGACCAATTCATAAAACGAAACGCTTACATAACCTCAATTCTGGATAAGTAA
- a CDS encoding DUF3334 family protein has translation MAKSKTITTDDILLVLCNSIKSVLTAATSHPINYSSMAQKINKTCLKPDIGCFVLFDGGFSGLVIINFSATAAVEIYTNYMKHMGIPENELAKSHTSDEVSDVMGELMNQIVGDFTGVVGHELHTSITQNQPKMLTINKQVQLSIDTNLDRPQARRVTFMTEKNNIFYLELAMDKTEFIKLSDFEEREAFDADMILDQENTNKQQPKKEAEPMVAMIDQDLLDELGI, from the coding sequence ATGGCTAAAAGCAAAACAATTACTACTGATGATATTTTACTGGTTTTATGTAACTCCATAAAATCAGTTCTCACCGCTGCAACTTCCCACCCAATTAATTATTCATCCATGGCACAGAAAATTAACAAAACTTGTTTAAAACCAGATATTGGTTGCTTTGTTCTTTTTGATGGCGGATTTTCCGGGTTGGTAATCATAAACTTTAGCGCAACAGCCGCTGTTGAAATTTATACCAATTACATGAAACATATGGGTATTCCAGAAAACGAATTAGCAAAATCACATACTTCTGATGAAGTCAGTGATGTCATGGGTGAATTGATGAATCAAATAGTCGGCGACTTCACCGGCGTTGTTGGTCATGAGTTACATACTTCCATTACCCAGAATCAACCTAAAATGCTCACCATCAATAAGCAAGTGCAACTCTCTATCGATACAAATTTAGATAGACCTCAGGCTCGACGTGTTACTTTCATGACAGAGAAAAACAATATTTTTTATCTCGAATTAGCAATGGATAAAACAGAGTTTATTAAGCTCTCTGATTTTGAAGAGCGTGAAGCTTTTGATGCAGATATGATTTTAGATCAAGAAAACACTAACAAACAGCAGCCTAAAAAAGAAGCAGAGCCGATGGTTGCAATGATTGATCAAGATCTGCTTGATGAACTAGGTATTTAA
- the gltB gene encoding glutamate synthase large subunit encodes MTNIEQNAQGLYVPEMEHDACGIGFVAHLKNSKSHAIVTQALDMLARMEHRGGQGCDPCSGDGAGILLQKPHEFLVTEALKVGITLPKFDQYAVGTVLFPKDENQRNECREILARTAERLGLEVLGYRVLPTDNSMIGADPLSSEPQFEHLFVTGGADMDPAVLERKAFILRNYATRICLQSVAGIEDNFYINTFSYKTIVYKGQLTTEQVPQYFLDLQDPAMVTALALVHSRFSTNTFPRWRLAQPFRYIAHNGEINTVRGNINWMKAREALLEAEFFTREELDMLMPICTEGMSDSASFDMALELLVLSGRSLPHSLMMMIPEAWQENKAMDPKRRAFYQYHANIMEPWDGPASVCFTDGVQVGATLDRNGLRPSRYCVTKDDYLIMASESGVVNIEPENIKLRGRLQPGRIFVADLEQGRIISDDEVKNGIAAQQPYETWLTDNLVKLENQPNALERNIQPNDGQLLRRLQTFGVTSEEINEIVLPMFRDGKEPLGAMGVDWPLAVLSHQSQHLSHYFKQLFAQVTNPPIDPIRERMVMSLNTYLGKDQNLLSETPLHCHKVELESPVLSNAELEKINALDHKHLQAKTLDTLFKASGQPGKLEKSIKRICRYAEDAVNDGYSIIILSDRNATSDHAPIPAMLITGAVHHYLIKKGLRALCDIVVETGDVRETHHFATVIGYGASAVNAYLIEEMIVDLQAKKRLPADKSVDELFASYKSAIDAGLLKIFSKMGISTIQSYQGAQIFEALGVSKAVVDAYFTGTVTRIQGLSIDDIASEAIVRHRFAYPLREVPVTRLDVGGVYQWKQRGEKHLFNPTTISLLQESTRNKNYAQFKEYADAVDAQGDNAATLRSQFEFVPKSTGPISIDDVEPAENILKRFATGAMSFGSISHEAHSTLAIAMNRIGAKSNSGEGGEDPARFLPKENGDWERSAIKQVASGRFGVTSYYLTNAAEIQIKMAQGAKPGEGGQLPGHKVDDWIGRTRHSTPGVGLISPPPHHDIYSIEDLAQLIYDLKNANRAGRVNVKLVSEAGVGTIASGVAKAKADVILIAGFDGGTGASPLSSIRHAGLPWELGLSEAHQTLMKNGLRNRIVLQADGQMKTPRDLTIAALLGSEEWGVATAALVVEGCIMMRKCHLNTCPVGIATQNKTLRERFDGRVDDVVTFFGYMVEGMRENMAKLGYASINEMVGQTQSLKVREDINHWKYKNLDLSTILFKQEGKAEDGMFNQTGQNHNLEEVLDRKLIELAKPALEKGEAVSGEFPIINIDRSCGTMLSNEISKVYNDKGLPQPMKVKFHGSAGQSFGCFLAKGVEFTVEGDANDYWGKGLSGGQIVVYPHRNSDVVAKDNIIVGNVCFYGATSGESYINGMAGERFCVRNSGAEVVVEGVGDHGCEYMTGGVMINLGSTGRNFAAGMSGGVAYIWDQDDAFEANCNMELVDLDPLTQEDRDLIVGKVTKHFELTESNLAAAFLADVNASLAKMVKVMPRDYKAVLAARAKGAA; translated from the coding sequence ATGACTAATATAGAGCAAAACGCTCAAGGCCTTTATGTGCCGGAGATGGAACACGATGCTTGTGGTATCGGTTTTGTGGCACATTTAAAAAATAGTAAATCACACGCTATTGTGACTCAAGCATTAGATATGCTTGCGCGCATGGAGCACCGTGGTGGTCAAGGTTGCGATCCTTGTAGTGGTGATGGTGCTGGTATCTTGTTACAAAAACCACATGAGTTTTTAGTAACTGAAGCCCTTAAAGTTGGAATTACATTACCTAAGTTTGACCAATATGCAGTAGGTACTGTTTTATTTCCAAAAGATGAAAATCAACGCAATGAATGCCGTGAAATTTTAGCACGTACGGCAGAGCGTTTAGGCCTTGAAGTACTTGGTTACCGTGTTCTTCCTACAGATAACTCAATGATCGGTGCTGATCCATTGAGCAGTGAACCTCAGTTCGAACATCTGTTTGTAACTGGCGGTGCCGATATGGACCCTGCAGTATTAGAGCGTAAAGCATTCATCTTACGTAATTACGCGACGCGTATTTGTTTACAGTCTGTTGCTGGAATCGAAGATAACTTCTACATCAATACTTTCTCGTACAAAACAATCGTATATAAAGGTCAGTTAACAACAGAGCAAGTGCCACAGTACTTCTTGGATTTACAAGATCCAGCAATGGTTACTGCACTTGCATTGGTTCACTCGCGTTTCTCAACCAATACCTTCCCACGCTGGCGTTTAGCGCAACCTTTCCGTTACATTGCGCACAACGGCGAAATCAATACGGTACGTGGTAATATCAACTGGATGAAAGCACGTGAAGCGTTGCTTGAAGCTGAATTCTTCACACGTGAAGAGTTAGATATGTTAATGCCTATCTGTACAGAAGGGATGTCAGATTCTGCAAGCTTTGATATGGCGCTAGAACTTCTTGTTCTTTCTGGCCGTAGTCTTCCTCATTCATTAATGATGATGATTCCTGAAGCGTGGCAAGAAAACAAAGCGATGGATCCAAAACGTCGCGCATTCTACCAATACCACGCAAACATCATGGAACCATGGGATGGCCCAGCTTCTGTTTGTTTCACCGATGGTGTGCAGGTAGGTGCAACACTAGACCGTAATGGTTTACGTCCTTCACGTTATTGTGTAACAAAAGATGATTACTTGATCATGGCTTCTGAGTCTGGTGTCGTAAATATTGAGCCTGAAAACATTAAATTACGTGGTCGTTTACAACCAGGTCGTATTTTTGTTGCTGACCTTGAACAAGGTCGTATCATCTCTGATGATGAAGTTAAAAATGGTATTGCAGCACAACAGCCTTATGAAACATGGTTAACAGATAACCTCGTTAAATTAGAAAATCAACCAAATGCACTTGAGCGTAATATTCAGCCAAATGATGGTCAACTATTACGTCGCTTACAAACATTTGGCGTGACTTCTGAAGAGATCAACGAAATTGTTCTGCCAATGTTCCGCGATGGTAAAGAGCCATTGGGTGCAATGGGTGTAGATTGGCCTCTAGCGGTACTTTCTCATCAGTCGCAACATCTATCTCACTACTTTAAACAGTTGTTTGCACAGGTAACTAACCCACCTATCGATCCGATTCGTGAGCGTATGGTTATGTCGTTGAACACATACCTAGGTAAAGATCAGAACTTACTGTCTGAAACACCTTTACACTGTCACAAAGTAGAGCTTGAGTCGCCAGTATTAAGTAATGCAGAGCTTGAGAAAATCAATGCACTGGATCACAAACACTTACAAGCTAAAACACTAGACACATTGTTTAAAGCAAGTGGCCAACCAGGTAAGCTTGAGAAGTCGATTAAACGTATTTGTCGTTACGCGGAAGATGCGGTAAACGATGGTTACTCAATCATTATTCTTTCTGACCGTAATGCAACGTCAGATCACGCGCCAATTCCTGCTATGTTAATTACTGGTGCTGTTCACCATTACTTAATCAAGAAAGGGTTACGTGCATTATGTGACATCGTTGTTGAAACAGGTGACGTACGTGAAACACATCACTTTGCAACGGTTATCGGTTACGGTGCTTCTGCTGTAAACGCATACCTAATCGAAGAGATGATTGTTGATTTACAAGCGAAGAAACGTCTACCTGCTGATAAATCAGTAGATGAACTGTTTGCATCGTACAAATCAGCAATTGATGCAGGTCTATTGAAGATATTCTCGAAAATGGGTATCTCTACGATTCAGTCATACCAAGGTGCACAAATCTTTGAAGCACTTGGTGTAAGTAAAGCGGTTGTTGACGCTTACTTCACAGGTACTGTGACACGTATTCAAGGTTTATCAATTGATGATATCGCCTCTGAAGCGATTGTTCGTCATCGTTTTGCTTATCCTTTACGTGAAGTACCAGTAACACGTTTAGACGTAGGTGGCGTTTACCAGTGGAAACAACGTGGTGAAAAGCATCTATTTAACCCAACAACTATCTCTTTATTACAAGAATCTACGCGTAACAAAAATTACGCACAGTTTAAAGAGTACGCTGACGCGGTTGATGCACAGGGTGATAACGCGGCAACACTACGTAGCCAATTTGAATTTGTACCTAAATCGACGGGTCCAATCTCAATTGATGACGTAGAGCCAGCAGAAAACATTCTAAAACGTTTTGCAACAGGTGCGATGTCATTTGGTTCTATCTCTCACGAAGCTCACTCAACGTTAGCTATCGCGATGAACCGTATCGGCGCTAAATCAAACTCTGGTGAAGGTGGTGAAGATCCAGCTCGTTTCTTACCAAAAGAGAACGGCGATTGGGAACGCTCTGCAATCAAACAGGTTGCTTCGGGTCGTTTCGGTGTAACGTCTTACTACCTAACGAACGCTGCTGAAATCCAAATCAAGATGGCACAGGGCGCGAAACCAGGTGAAGGTGGTCAATTACCAGGCCACAAAGTTGATGACTGGATCGGTCGTACACGTCACTCTACTCCTGGAGTAGGTCTAATTTCGCCACCTCCGCATCACGATATCTACTCAATCGAAGATTTAGCACAGCTAATCTACGATCTGAAAAACGCTAACCGCGCTGGCCGTGTTAACGTTAAGTTAGTATCAGAAGCGGGTGTTGGTACCATCGCATCAGGTGTTGCTAAAGCAAAAGCTGACGTTATCTTAATCGCTGGTTTTGACGGCGGTACAGGTGCATCACCACTTTCATCAATTCGCCATGCGGGTCTACCATGGGAATTAGGACTATCTGAAGCGCATCAAACGCTAATGAAAAACGGCCTACGTAACCGTATCGTTTTACAAGCAGATGGGCAGATGAAAACGCCACGTGATTTAACCATCGCAGCACTTCTTGGTTCTGAAGAGTGGGGCGTAGCAACAGCAGCGCTGGTTGTTGAAGGTTGTATCATGATGCGTAAGTGTCACTTGAATACGTGTCCTGTTGGTATCGCAACACAGAACAAAACATTACGTGAGCGTTTCGATGGCCGCGTTGATGATGTTGTTACTTTCTTTGGTTACATGGTTGAAGGCATGCGTGAAAACATGGCGAAACTAGGTTACGCATCAATCAACGAAATGGTTGGTCAAACGCAAAGCCTGAAAGTACGTGAAGATATCAATCACTGGAAATACAAAAACCTAGATTTAAGCACTATCTTGTTCAAACAAGAAGGTAAAGCTGAAGATGGCATGTTTAATCAAACGGGCCAAAATCATAACCTTGAAGAAGTGTTAGATAGAAAACTGATTGAACTTGCGAAACCTGCTCTTGAAAAAGGCGAAGCCGTATCGGGTGAGTTCCCAATCATTAATATCGACCGTTCGTGTGGCACCATGCTTTCTAACGAAATCTCTAAGGTGTACAACGACAAAGGTTTACCACAGCCGATGAAAGTTAAATTCCACGGTTCTGCGGGTCAATCATTTGGTTGTTTCCTAGCAAAAGGTGTTGAATTTACGGTTGAAGGGGATGCTAACGATTACTGGGGTAAAGGTTTATCTGGCGGTCAAATCGTCGTTTACCCACATCGTAATTCAGACGTTGTTGCAAAAGACAATATCATTGTTGGTAACGTCTGTTTCTACGGTGCAACATCGGGTGAGTCATACATCAATGGTATGGCTGGCGAGCGTTTCTGTGTACGTAACTCGGGTGCAGAAGTGGTTGTTGAAGGTGTTGGTGATCACGGTTGTGAATATATGACCGGCGGTGTCATGATTAACCTTGGCTCTACAGGTCGTAACTTTGCGGCAGGTATGAGTGGTGGTGTTGCTTACATTTGGGATCAAGATGATGCCTTTGAAGCGAACTGTAATATGGAACTTGTTGACCTAGATCCTCTTACTCAAGAAGATAGAGATCTGATTGTTGGCAAAGTTACAAAACACTTTGAACTAACTGAGTCTAACCTTGCTGCCGCATTCCTTGCGGATGTAAATGCAAGCTTAGCGAAAATGGTTAAAGTAATGCCACGTGATTACAAAGCAGTATTAGCAGCACGTGCGAAAGGAGCAGCATAA
- a CDS encoding glutamate synthase subunit beta: MGKPTGFLELGRELPGKLPVEERLKDNKEFVKMDEFGSKINDQASRCMDCGVPFCHNGCPIGNIIPEFNDAVYRDSWQEAWEILSSTNNFPEFTGRVCPAPCESSCVLGINQDPITICNIEKNIVETAYKNGYVKPKIPTSRTGKTVAIIGSGPAGLAAAEQLNSAGHTVTVYERDEKVGGLLRFGIPDFKLGMDVIDRKIAVMEAAGIKMVVNAHIGVDFDASELRKQFDVVLLTGGSTVPRDLPIPGRDLKGVHFAMEFLGQNNRRANGMDLKTEEIHAADDHVVVIGGGDTGSDCVGTSNRHGAASVTQVEIMPVPPEKRTVNMPWPSYPMILKTTTSHEEGVDRHWSILTKEFIGDENGHVKELVVADIEWEEAAPGQRPNFKEIEGSVRSIPCTKAFLAMGFLHPEPTGVLAQLEIELDERGNVKTNDFQTSQAGVFAAGDMRTGQSLIVRCINEGREASRAVDAYLMGDTNLECINDSLMLAN, encoded by the coding sequence ATGGGTAAGCCTACTGGATTTTTAGAATTAGGACGTGAACTGCCAGGTAAACTACCGGTAGAAGAGCGCCTAAAAGATAATAAAGAATTCGTTAAAATGGATGAGTTTGGTTCAAAAATTAATGACCAAGCTTCTCGTTGTATGGATTGTGGCGTACCGTTTTGTCATAACGGTTGCCCAATTGGTAACATCATTCCTGAATTCAACGATGCGGTTTACCGTGATAGCTGGCAAGAAGCATGGGAAATTTTAAGCTCGACTAATAACTTCCCTGAGTTTACAGGACGTGTTTGTCCTGCACCTTGTGAAAGCTCATGTGTATTAGGTATTAACCAAGATCCAATTACTATCTGTAACATCGAGAAAAACATCGTTGAGACAGCATACAAAAACGGTTACGTTAAGCCTAAAATTCCAACATCTCGTACAGGTAAAACGGTTGCTATCATCGGCTCAGGACCTGCGGGTCTTGCTGCTGCTGAGCAGCTAAACAGTGCTGGTCATACGGTAACAGTTTATGAGCGTGATGAGAAAGTAGGTGGCCTTTTACGTTTTGGTATTCCTGATTTCAAACTTGGCATGGACGTTATCGATCGTAAAATTGCGGTAATGGAAGCTGCTGGTATAAAGATGGTTGTGAATGCACACATCGGTGTTGATTTTGATGCAAGCGAGTTGCGTAAGCAATTTGATGTTGTGTTACTAACTGGTGGTTCAACAGTACCACGTGATTTACCAATTCCAGGTCGCGACCTGAAAGGTGTTCACTTTGCGATGGAATTCCTTGGTCAAAACAACCGCCGTGCAAATGGTATGGATCTGAAAACTGAAGAGATTCATGCTGCAGATGATCACGTTGTGGTTATCGGTGGTGGTGATACAGGTTCTGACTGTGTGGGTACTTCTAATCGTCACGGTGCAGCCTCTGTAACACAAGTGGAAATCATGCCTGTTCCACCTGAGAAACGTACTGTCAATATGCCTTGGCCTTCGTACCCAATGATTCTTAAAACAACGACTTCACACGAAGAAGGTGTCGATCGTCATTGGTCTATCTTGACCAAAGAGTTCATTGGTGATGAAAATGGCCATGTAAAAGAACTTGTTGTTGCTGATATCGAGTGGGAAGAAGCAGCACCGGGTCAACGTCCTAACTTCAAAGAGATTGAAGGTAGTGTACGTTCAATTCCTTGTACTAAAGCATTCTTAGCGATGGGCTTCTTACACCCAGAGCCAACAGGTGTATTAGCGCAGTTAGAAATTGAATTAGATGAGCGTGGTAACGTTAAAACTAACGACTTCCAAACAAGCCAAGCGGGTGTATTTGCTGCTGGTGATATGCGTACAGGTCAATCTTTGATCGTTCGTTGTATCAATGAAGGTCGTGAAGCGTCACGTGCTGTTGATGCTTACTTAATGGGTGACACTAACCTTGAGTGTATTAATGACTCACTAATGTTAGCTAACTAA